The following are from one region of the Silene latifolia isolate original U9 population chromosome 9, ASM4854445v1, whole genome shotgun sequence genome:
- the LOC141601388 gene encoding uncharacterized protein LOC141601388, whose product MKKAEGQILVEKLISRIRSFGSKKLSYAGRLVLVNSVLTTLYNYWVNILIIPKGVLNRLNAICRSYLWDGSSELMRVPLVSWEKVCAPKTEGGLGIRDSYSWNVAAMGKLVWWIYCNPDKLWVKWVHQVYLKGTPWSDYTSSGDISWGWKSVCRVRDKLNAGYQDGHWMLDTKGYTVSSGYELLRTKFQVVSWDKYVWSDWNVPKHSFFGWLIAREALQVKAKLFALGISQDDQCLLCWIAGIWNQVRSSVQKKVVMCAFMAAVYSIWMQRNRVRVEGSLLRPEVLIHQIRQMLKHRLKARLTHVYDRRDVDWLSRVSFLN is encoded by the exons ATGAAAAAAGCAGAAGGTCAGATTCTTGTTGAGAAGCTTATAAGTAGAATCAGAAGTTTTGGCTCAAAGAAACTCTCGTATGCTGGCAGGTTGGTGCTTGTTAACTCAGTACTAACGACATTATATAATTACTGGGTCAACATTTTAATCATTCCAAAAGGTGTGCTTAATAGACTAAATGCCATTTGTAGAAGTTATCTTTGGGATGGTAGCAGTGAATTGATGAGAGTTCCTCTTGTGAGCTGGGAAAAGGTGTGTGCTCCTAAAACTGAGGGTGGACTGGGTATTAGGGATAGTTACTCATGGAATGTTGCAGCCATGGGTAAGCTGGTGTGGTGGATTTATTGTAACCCTGATAAGCTGTGGGTTAAGTGGGTTCACCAAGTCTACTTAAAAGGTACACCCTGGTCTGATTATACGTCCTCTGGTGATATTAGTTGGGGATGGAAATCAGTCTGCAGGGTGAGAGACAAGTTGAATGCAGGTTACCAGGATGGTCATTGGATGCTTGATACTAAGGGTTACACAGTGAGTAGTGGCTATGAGTTGTTAAGGACTAAGTTCCAGGTTGTTTCTTGGGATAAATATGTGTGGAGTGACTGGAATGTTCCTAAACATAGCTTTTTTGGTTGGTTGATTGCACGAGAAGCTCTACAGGTAAAAGCTAAACTGTTTGCCTTAGGGATTTCTCAGGATGATCAATGTCTGTTATGTTGGATTGCTG GAATATGGAATCAGGTAAGGTCTAGTGTCCAGAAGAAGGTAGTGATGTGTGCTTTTATGGCAGCAGTATACTCCATCTGGATGCAGAGGAATAGGGTTCGTGTTGAAGGCAGTCTGCTTAGGCCTGAAGTTTTGATACATCAGATCAGGCAGATGCTTAAACATAGGCTTAAGGCTAGGCTTACTCATGTGTATGATCGTAGAGATGTTGATTGGTTGAGTAGGGTTAGTTTTTTGAATTGA
- the LOC141601389 gene encoding uncharacterized protein LOC141601389 — protein sequence MYELVCKLKALKRPLKQLNSANFNDIENNSARARMHLEYIQEQIRGDPFNSDLVQQELEASSSVTWMEKACNEFLLQKSKATWVDMGDNNTKYFHSIIKGRQVRNKVLRIEDPTGKICDEPAAIQGAFLEFNTSLLGSSDAVIPISQSVVQMGRCCTSDHQVLLMSPVTDQEIKEVMFSIPIHKAVGPDGYTSAFFRDSWDIVGGTDIIRMYNRKSVSPRFLLKFDLRKAYDSVSWSFLEEMMIALNFPGQFIGLVMESVRTATYSLVLNGDMFGFFKGKKGLRQGDPLSPLLFTIAMEYLSRVLTYVTDTMKLKYHPLCAPLKLSHLMFVDDLLLYSRGDVASIMVLLRAFPTFSKASGLLMSPSKTSAYFNGVDAGVK from the exons ATGTATGAACTGGTCTGCAAATTAAAAGCTCTTAAGAGACCTTTAAAGCAGCTCAATAGTGCCAATTTCAATGACATTGAGAATAATTCTGCTAGGGCAAGAATGCATTTAGAGTATATCCAGGAGCAAATTAGAGGCGATCCTTTTAATTCTGACCTGGTACAGCAAGAACTTGAAGCATCTAGCAGTGTGACGTGGATGGAGAAAGCCTGCAATGAATTtcttttgcaaaaatcaaaagcTACTTGGGTTGATATGGGGGACAATAATACAAAGTATTTTCATAGTATAATCAAGGGCAGGCAAGTAAGAAACAAAGTGTTGAGAATTGAGGATCCTACTGGTAAAATTTGTGATGAACCTGCAGCAATCCAGGGTGCTTTTCTGGAATTCAATACTTCCCTTCTTGGATCCTCTGATGCTGTTATTCCTATTAGCCAGTCTGTTGTTCAAATGGGTAGGTGTTGTACTTCTGATCACCAGGTTCTGTTGATGTCTCCTGTCACTGATCAAGAAATCAAGGAGGTTATGTTCTCTATTCCTATCCATAAGGCTGTAGGGCCTGATGGATACACTAGTGCCTTTTTTAGAGACTCTTGGGATATTGTGGGAGGGACT GATATAATCAGAATGTACAATAGGAAATCTGTCTCCCCTAGATTTCTTCTCAAGTTTGACTTAAGGAAAGCTTATGATTCTGTGAGTTGGAGCTTCTTGGAGGAGATGATGATTGCTTTGAACTTTCCTGGACAGTTCATTGGCCTGGTAATGGAGAGTGTAAGAACTGCAACCTACTCTTTGGTGCTTAATGGAGATATGTTTGGGTTTTTCAAAGGGAAAAAGGGGTTGAGGCAAGGTGATCCTTTGTCTCCTCTCCTCTTTACTATTGCAATGGAATATTTGAGTAGGGTTTTGACCTATGTTACAGACACTATGAAATTAAAGTATCATCCCTTATGTGCTCCCCTTAAGCTATCCCATCTCATGTTTGTTGATGACTTGTTATTATATAGTAGAGGGGATGTTGCTTCTATAATGGTGCTGCTAAGGGCCTTTCCTACATTCTCTAAAGCCTCAGGCTTGCTCATGAGTCCTTCTAAGACTAGTGCCTATTTCAATGGAGTGGATGCTGGGGTGAAGTAG